The following nucleotide sequence is from Nitrospirota bacterium.
TGGAGGCGGTTGCGAAGTTCCGTGACCTCAAGCCCGATGTGGTGACGCTCGACATCATCATGCCCCAGATGGGCGGGCTCCAAGGGCTGAAGCTGCTCAAGTCGGTCGACCCCAACGCCGTCGTGGTCATGGTGTCGTCGATGGCCGACCGAGACTCCGTTACGGACTGCGTCAAGGCCGGGGCCACCCACTACCTGCTCAAGCCCTTCGACGAAGCCAAAGTCGCCGAGGTCATGAAGCGCGTGACGTCCGAGGCCGCAGCGGCGTAGAGTCGCCGCTCCGCGCGGCTGCGTTTCGATCGGTCGAACTGCCCGTCAGCGCTTCAATCGTTGATATGCCACCGGTACGAGCGCGAGCAGCCCAAGCAACGCGAACGCCCCCAACACTCCCGGTGACGCAACGTCCCTGAGCGATTCGATCCGCCCCAACTGACTCCCCGCATTGGCGTAGACGATGCTGGCAGGGATGATGCCGATCGCGGTGGCGGCCGTGTACGTGGACAGCCGGATCCGCGTCAGCCCTGCAGCGAGGTTGACGAGGAAAAATGGGAACAGCGGAATCAGTCGCAAGGTCAACAGGTAGTTGAACGCATTCCGACCGAACCCGCGCTGGATCGCGTCCATCTTCTCGCCGAATCGGCGTTCGACGCCATCCCGAAACAGGTAACGCGCGGTCAGAAACGCGAGCACCGCACCGGAAGTCGCGCCAAGATTGACGTACACGGTCCCCAACGCGGTTCCGAACAAGAACCCTCCGGTCAACGTGAAGATTACCGCACCAGGCAACGACAACGCAGTCTGGACGCAATAGGCCGTGATAAAGATGGCCACCGTAACGGCATAGTGCGCGTCGGTATACGCGCGTAGCGCGTCCTTGTTCGCCTTGAGCGCGGAGAGCGTCAGGTGGCGTCCAAGATCAAAGGCAAAAAACGCCGCCACCCCGAACACGACCGCCACGGCAACGACCAGCTTGCCGATTGGCAGACGGTGCGATGCCGGTTGGGACGTCGAGCCGGGTCGAGACCGCTCCTCCGGACGCTGCGGTGGCTCCATTATGATCGGCGTTCCTTCATTCTTGTGGATCGGAGAGATCCAAGAGCCGATCGTTTGACCCGGGATCGAAGCCCGTCGATTTCGCACCAGGCGCAGAGGGTCTCGGCGCCTTCAAGACCAGACCGCTCGATGTATCGGTAGCCGTGGGGGTCAACCGTCCCATCTGCCCAGCGGTCGGTGAACGACGGATACTCCCGACCGTCGTACACGGCGGTGTCATCCAGCTTGGCGACGAGCAGGGTGCGGCCTGCCGGCGCCTTGAGGGCGGCCATCAAGATCGCGTGATAGCGTCGCGTCAACAGCCCGGCCACAGTGCCCGCCGCGTAGCCGCCAATCCCGTTGGTCACCAGCCACTCGCGCGATTGCGCCGTCCCGAGGTCGCCGCAAAGCTCGCGACCGAATGCGATCATCATCCCCGGCGAGTCCATGTACGCGGCGTACGGCTTGATCGCACGGATCATCGTTCACAACCACCAAGGCTGCCGCGGGATTTCGCCTCGGCTTGTCGGGTGCAACGGGCGACAGTTTACCACGCTAGTCCATGGTCGCCCCGCCGCACAGGTTGAGCGCTTGACCGGTCATCCCGTCGGCGGCGTCAGAGGCTACGTACACGGCAAGTTGCGCGATTTCATCGGGCCGCATGAAGCGCTTGAGCGGTACGTCGGCTTCGGCTTGTCGTCGGAACTCGGCGTCACTCACGCCCATTGCCCGCGCGCCATTCGCGATTCCCTGGCGCGCCATTGCGGTCTCTACCCAGCCGGGGCACAACGCGTTGACCGTGATGCCGCGCGGCGCGAGTTCCAATGCCAGCGAGCGGGTCAACCCGATGACCCCGTGTTTGGAGGCGCAGTACGCGGCATACCCCGGTACGCCGAAGCGCCCCAATACAGACGAGAGGTTGATGACCCTGCCGTGCGCGTGGTCTTTCATCTGGCGCACCGCGAGCTTGGTCACGATGTACATCCCGGTCAAGTTCGTGGCCAGAATCTGTTTCCACAGCACCTCGTCGGGATCGGACACCGCCGTGATCCCCGACACGCCCGCGTTGTTGACGAGGATATCGACGTGTCCCCATCGCCCGACCACGGCCTCGATGCCACGAGCGACCTGGGCCCTGTCCGTCACGTCCATCGGGAGCGCCATGACGCGCTTGCCCGGGGGATCCAGCTCGGCCGCCACGGCGGTGAGCCGCGACGTATCGCGAGACGCAATCGCCACCCGCGCGCCTTCGCTCACCAACGCTCGGGCGGTGGCAAGCCCGATGCCGGTTCCCCCGCCGGTTACGAGCGCCGTTCGGTCCAGCAGTCGCATCATACCCTCCCGCTGATCGTCAGGCGGTGATCTTAGAAGGCCTGTTGGACGAAATCAAGAAAGCAGGCGCGACGGTTGGGCCTACCGGTTGGCGACCGTTTTTCGGGCGAACTCGCTCCGGTCGCGAAACCAGTACTCGGGTGGAAAGTCGTCGACTTGGATCACCTCGCGCCGAATCGCCGCGGCTTCGGCCACCACGTCCGCTTCGCGCGGCGTGATCACTTCCAACGCCACGGCCTCTGACAGCAGCACCGGTTCGTCGGCGTTCCGCAGGACGCCGCGCTGGATGGCGGCGCGTAACTTCTTCTCGACCGCGTCTGCAGCCACCACCTTCTCCAACGCCAGGTCAAGCCGTGCCACCGCCTCGGAGGAGCTCTTGGGGATGTAGACGCCGACCGTGAGTCGATCACGCGCGGCTGAAGGCTCCAGCAGGACGGCCGCGACGTCGTGGGTCAACCGGTCGCTCGGTCTGCAAGCGGAGCGCCCGAGCGGGAACACCATTGCCCTCAGGGCACCAGCCGCCACGCGATTCGGGAGATTGCGCAGCACCGCGTCGAGGCGCTCCTCGGCGGCAAACAGGTGCTCCTCGCACGCCCACCGAACCAGCGGGAGATCGGCCTCCGGTCGGCCCTCATCTTCAAAGCGCTTGAGCGCGGCCGAGATCAGATAGAGATGGCTCAACACGTCGCCGAGGCGCGCCGAGAGAGACTCCCGCCGTTTGAGCGCGGCGCCGACCAGAATCATGGTGACATCAGCCACGAGCGCAAAGGCGGCGCTCAGGCGACTGGCGCGTTGATAGAACCGGCGCGTCGGCCCGTCAACCGGGGACGCGAGCAACCGAGCGCCGCTCAGTCCGTGGAGCAAGGCCCGCCACGCGTTCCTGGCGATGTGACCGAGGTGCCCGAAGAACGCGCGGTCGAATTCTCGGAGCGCCTGCTCGTGGTCGGGGTTTCTCGCTGCGTGCATCTCCTTCAACACATATGGGTGGCAGCGGATCGCGCCTTGCCCAAAGATGATCAGGTTGCGGGTCATGATGTTGGCGCCTTCCACCGTGATGCTGATGGGGATCGCCTGGTAGACCCGCGCCATGAAGTTGCGGGGCCCCAGGGCCACGGCGGACCCTCCGTGGACGTCCATGGCGTCGTTTACAGCACGGCGCATCAGCTCGGTGAGGTGGTACTTGATCACGGCGGAGATCACCGACGGCTTCTCCCCGGAATCCACCGCGCCGAGCGTCATCACCCGCGCCGCATCCGTCACGTAGGCCGAACCCGCGATGCGGGCCAACGCTTCTTCCACGCCCTCGAAGCGACCGATCGGCGTCTTGAACTGTTTGCGGACCCTGGCGTAGGCACCGGTCGCGCGGGACGCGAGCTTACACGCGCCGGTCGCCAGCGCCGGCAAGGAAATCGCTCGACCGGCCGCCAGACTTTCCATCAACATCCGCCACCCCTGGCCGATGCGGGCTTGGCCGCCGATGACATAATCCATCGGGATGAACACGTCTTTCCCTTGGTTCGGCCCGTTTTGGAACGGGATGTCCAGCGGCATGTGCCGTTTGCCGATCGTGATCCCCGGCGTGTTGGTGGGGATCAGCGCCACCGTGATCCCGCGATCGGTCAGATCACCCAGCAGACGGTCAGGATCCAGGCACTTGAACGCGAGGCCGAGTACCGTCGCGACTGGACCGAGGGTAATGTAGCGCTTGTTCCAGTTCAGACGAATACCCAATACGCCGGATTGCCCCTTGAACGTGCCGCGACAGATCACGCCGGTGTCGGGCATCGACGCCGCATCGGATCCGGCCTCCGGTCCGGTCAACGCAAAACAGGGGATCTCGTCGCCGCGAGCCAAGCGCGGCAGGTAATAGTCGCGTTGCTCTTCGGTGCCGTAGTGGAGCAACAACTCCGCCGGCCCCAACGAATTCGGCACCATCACGGTCACGGCGCCCGTGATGCTTCGGCTCGCCAGCTTCATCACCACGCAGGAGTGCGCGAGCGCCGAGAACTCCAACCCTCCGTACCGCTTCGGGATGATCATCCCGAAGAACCGCTGGTCTTTGATGAATTTCCACGCTTCGGGCGGCAGATCCCGCCACTCCTCGGTGATCCGCCAGTCGTCGAGCAACGCACACAACTCGTCGACCGGACCGTCGAGGAAGGCCTGTTCTTCATTCGTGAGACGGGGCGCGGGGGTGGAGAGCAGTTGTTGCCAGTTCGGCCGACCGCTGAACAGTTCCGCGTCCCACCAAACCGTGCCGGCTTCGAGCGCCTCTCGCTCGGTCTGCGACATCGTTGGCATGGCGTTCCGGAACGCGCGCAAGAGCGGCGCGCTGATCATTCGCCGCCGAAGCCCGAACACGTCCATATCACCGTCCCTAGTGGATTGTGGTAGCCCAT
It contains:
- a CDS encoding response regulator — its product is MGQTPKTVLIVDDSSFMRNALKAIIEKLGYTVVGTAENGVEAVAKFRDLKPDVVTLDIIMPQMGGLQGLKLLKSVDPNAVVVMVSSMADRDSVTDCVKAGATHYLLKPFDEAKVAEVMKRVTSEAAAA
- a CDS encoding TVP38/TMEM64 family protein, giving the protein MEPPQRPEERSRPGSTSQPASHRLPIGKLVVAVAVVFGVAAFFAFDLGRHLTLSALKANKDALRAYTDAHYAVTVAIFITAYCVQTALSLPGAVIFTLTGGFLFGTALGTVYVNLGATSGAVLAFLTARYLFRDGVERRFGEKMDAIQRGFGRNAFNYLLTLRLIPLFPFFLVNLAAGLTRIRLSTYTAATAIGIIPASIVYANAGSQLGRIESLRDVASPGVLGAFALLGLLALVPVAYQRLKR
- a CDS encoding SDR family NAD(P)-dependent oxidoreductase, coding for MRLLDRTALVTGGGTGIGLATARALVSEGARVAIASRDTSRLTAVAAELDPPGKRVMALPMDVTDRAQVARGIEAVVGRWGHVDILVNNAGVSGITAVSDPDEVLWKQILATNLTGMYIVTKLAVRQMKDHAHGRVINLSSVLGRFGVPGYAAYCASKHGVIGLTRSLALELAPRGITVNALCPGWVETAMARQGIANGARAMGVSDAEFRRQAEADVPLKRFMRPDEIAQLAVYVASDAADGMTGQALNLCGGATMD
- a CDS encoding acyl-CoA dehydrogenase, whose amino-acid sequence is MDVFGLRRRMISAPLLRAFRNAMPTMSQTEREALEAGTVWWDAELFSGRPNWQQLLSTPAPRLTNEEQAFLDGPVDELCALLDDWRITEEWRDLPPEAWKFIKDQRFFGMIIPKRYGGLEFSALAHSCVVMKLASRSITGAVTVMVPNSLGPAELLLHYGTEEQRDYYLPRLARGDEIPCFALTGPEAGSDAASMPDTGVICRGTFKGQSGVLGIRLNWNKRYITLGPVATVLGLAFKCLDPDRLLGDLTDRGITVALIPTNTPGITIGKRHMPLDIPFQNGPNQGKDVFIPMDYVIGGQARIGQGWRMLMESLAAGRAISLPALATGACKLASRATGAYARVRKQFKTPIGRFEGVEEALARIAGSAYVTDAARVMTLGAVDSGEKPSVISAVIKYHLTELMRRAVNDAMDVHGGSAVALGPRNFMARVYQAIPISITVEGANIMTRNLIIFGQGAIRCHPYVLKEMHAARNPDHEQALREFDRAFFGHLGHIARNAWRALLHGLSGARLLASPVDGPTRRFYQRASRLSAAFALVADVTMILVGAALKRRESLSARLGDVLSHLYLISAALKRFEDEGRPEADLPLVRWACEEHLFAAEERLDAVLRNLPNRVAAGALRAMVFPLGRSACRPSDRLTHDVAAVLLEPSAARDRLTVGVYIPKSSSEAVARLDLALEKVVAADAVEKKLRAAIQRGVLRNADEPVLLSEAVALEVITPREADVVAEAAAIRREVIQVDDFPPEYWFRDRSEFARKTVANR